A region of Macrobrachium nipponense isolate FS-2020 chromosome 7, ASM1510439v2, whole genome shotgun sequence DNA encodes the following proteins:
- the LOC135217510 gene encoding uncharacterized protein LOC135217510: protein MTMDRRKLLATKLMTTAFLLASVRVEPATSAETVARTFFYNPPSNGGPPPDVMAMLAAGRTSVMPTFSVFGDVFSPDPSERDNFLSEQPSAIDQEFFHNPAVQEPNHKTGSHWDPTREVSDDENGEFANLYASMSLEGQTPLGGNEIAPENDPQSKSSLDFVPDGEMALAASADRSSQKTDVIGTDFPETTSVGNEFLDFENSTEFERETLTSNSPVEAMTLDDSDGEITTLISLVPDSYAEDESHYSVDDGKVQTKKETNDEGKKAAEENKLHYNNLHPADFLKVPHDVEERKENPNRNHKTKSTLESRMNSIFFSIDEGPNEHGEVKVKIGKSLDHSANLNAIEKNFRDVYQYNFHDPNTGWYKFGYGDNHQWRHEERSGDGVVLGRYSWQDANGREHTTHFVADAKGYRTVEPGQKITMHVATPINTKTSNKNKAGAPSPEGIITARPAFLGRPTSQPLYHTTAPFPITSVSTTLTLSTHASPADLTSASYPGTISELVRPGTDLSVVTGRPPIAYPLPQQSVSSRPGSWIFVPSTTRPRVRPPFRPLRPMRDRPIKSPFKEVNRNRHKPATVRPLKPLQANLKRGSKPQNDDSHEGDSNDSVVSDEEQEENSTPNSQPLIDIIGQMQLIFNNSQNHPLKHDNAPEAPAVPVPMQSGDSGSFTPGELMNFINFINSLKAQNQEAATSINRPAWSKLQTDHGENVKGQTSFYLKAPSKILQPPPIPSSSSSNEGSSSSSFNWVQDSSGDIPHPLDYAFMDEDYPLMDLNPVIIQSSDKPSNDSIKTSSLHNGTLIKIQGDSSPNKNNVSKPWKTPELSTENISDNQLNETSHERNGNNSGSKISTEKNGSQPQDDKDEMTTFIPLLPSSAKPFNTEKSTLPTELLSSSTGRPSVDGIWPFIPLKPHTTSKPANTSVKATPPPSPSQTFWTEVLKHLYYWPHSGPQDEPPTTIQ, encoded by the exons ATGACGATGGATCGAAGAAAGCTCCTGGCAACAAAGCTGATGACAACAGCATTTCTGTTGGCATCTGTGAGGGTGGAGCCAGCGACATCCGCTGAAACCGTCGCCAGGACATTCTTCTAcaa TCCCCCATCAAATGGTGGCCCTCCCCCTGACGTCATGGCAATGCTGGCAGCGGGCAGAACCTCAGTGATGCCGACCTTTTCAGTATTTGGAGACGTTTTCAGTCCAGATCCTAGCGAGAGAGATAATTTTCTCTCAGAACAGCCCTCAGCAATAGATCAGGAATTCTTCCACAACCCAGCTGTTCAGGAACCTAATCATAAAACTGGATCGCATTGGGATCCCACGAGGGAGGTCTCTGACGACGAGAATGGCGAGTTTGCGAATCTCTACGCATCGATGTCATTGGAAGGTCAGACTCCTCTTGGAGGAAACGAAATTGCACCAGAGAACGACCCCCAGAGCAAatcaagtctggatttcgttccTGATGGGGAGATGGCGCTCGCTGCATCAGCAGACAGATCTTCCCAAAAGACAGACGTCATCGGCACCGACTTCCCGGAAACCACCTCGGTTGGGAACGAGTTTTTGGACTTCGAAAACAGCACCGAATTTGAAAGAGAGACGTTGACATCAAACAGCCCAGTAGAAGCGATGACACTGGATGATTCGGATGGAGAAATCACAACACTGATTTCTCTCGTTCCCGATTCATACGCAGAGGATGAGAGCCACTACTCCGTAGACGATGGAAAGGTCCAAACCAAAAAGGAAACGAATGACGAGGGAAAGAAAGCGGCGGAAGAGAATAAGCTCCACTACAATAACCTGCATCCTGCCGATTTTCTGAAGGTCCCTCATGACGtcgaagaaagaaaggagaatcCCAACAGAAACCATAAAACAAAGAGCACTCTAGAGAGCAGGATGAATTCTATATTCTTCTCCATCGACGAGGGACCGAACGAGCACGGCGAGGTCAAGGTGAAGATAGGAAAGTCTTTGGATCATTCTGCAAACCTCAATGCCATCGAGAAGAACTTCAGAGATGTGTATCAGTATAATTTTCACGACCCCAATACAG GGTGGTACAAATTCGGATATGGCGACAACCACCAATGGCGGCACGAGGAGAGGAGCGGAGACGGCGTCGTGCTTGGGCGCTACAGCTGGCAGGACGCCAACGGCAGAGAACACACGACGCACTTCGTGGCAGATGCCAAGGGATACCGCACGGTCGAGCCGGGGCAAAAG ATCACAATGCACGTGGCAACTCCTATTAACACGAAAACCTCAAACAAGAATAAAGCTGGCGCCCCTTCGCCTGAGGGTATAATAACAGCCCGTCCTGCCTTCCTGGGCAGACCAACTTCGCAGCCTTTGTACCACACAACTGCACCTTTCCCCATCACCAGCGTTTCCACCACCCTCACCTTGTCAACACACGCATCACCAGCTGATCTCACTTCTGCTTCTTATCCAGGCACGATAAGTGAGCTAGTGAGGCCAGGCACAGATCTGTCCGTCGTTACGGGACGACCACCcatcgcctaccctctccctcaaCAGTCGGTTTCTAGTCGCCCGGGGTCATGGATTTTTGTTCCCTCCACAACTCGACCCAGAGTAAGACCTCCTTTCAGACCATTGAGGCCTATGCGTGACAGGCCTATCAAAAGTCCGTTCAAGGAAGTTAATCGAAATCGGCATAAACCTGCAACCGTTAGGCCTCTGAAACCTCTACAGGCAAATCTAAAAAGGGGTTCCAAACCTCAGAATGATGATTCTCATGAAGGGGATTCCAACGATTCAGTGGTCTCTGATGAGGAGCAAGAAGAAAACAGCACCCCGAATTCTCAGCCTTTAATTGATATAATTGGACAGATGCAATTAATTTTCAACAATTCACAGAATCATCCGCTTAAACATGATAATGCACCCGAAGCGCCTGCTGTTCCAGTACCTATGCAGTCTGGTGATTCTGGATCATTTACTCCTGGTGAGCTAATGAACTTCATCAATTTTATCAATTCTTTAAAAGCACAAAACCAAGAAGCAGCTACATCCATAAATAGACCTGCGTGGTCCAAGCTGCAAACTGATCATGGTGAAAATGTTAAAGGACAAACATCTTTCTATCTCAAAGCTCCTTCAAAGATTCTTCAGCCACCCCCTATACCTTCTTCGTCTTCATCTAATGAAGGATCTTCAAGTTCCAGTTTTAATTGGGTACAAGATTCATCTGGGGATATACCTCATCCCCTTGATTATGCCTTTATGGATGAAGACTATCCATTGATGGATTTGAATCCTGTCATTATCCAGAGCTCAGATAAACCCAGTAACGACAGCATCAAAACTTCTAGcctacacaacggaactctgatCAAAATTCAGGGGGATTCTTCCCCTAATAAGAATAATGTATCTAAGCCATGGAAAACTCCCGAACTGTCAACGGAAAATATCTCGGATAACCAACTCAACGAAACTTCCCATGAAAGAAACGGAAACAACTCGGGGAGCAAAATTTCAACGGAGAAAAATGGATCTCAACCTCAAGATGATAAAGATGAAATGACCACTTTCATACCGCTTCTACCAAGTTCAGCAAAACCTTTTAATACCGAGAAATCAACCCTACCGACAGAATTATTATCTTCATCAACGGGGAGGCCTTCTGTGGATGGTATCTGGCCTTTTATACCTTTAAAACCCCACACAACTTCAAAGCCAGCCAACACGAGCGTGAAAGCAACACCGCCACCTTCACCTTCGCAAACTTTCTGGACAGAGGTCCTCAAGCACCTCTACTACTGGCCACATTCAGGGCCTCAAGATGAGCCGCCTACTACAATTCAATAA